A single Sporomusaceae bacterium DNA region contains:
- the recG gene encoding ATP-dependent DNA helicase RecG, with the protein MTIGRTTDIKFIKGVGPAKAALLAKLGIFTLGDLLEHYPRRYEDRSELKPIRALADGELQTFQALVGAVNDSRPRRGLTLTKLTVRDATGAAQLVWFNQPYIKKWYRPGMELIISGKVERRYGQVQVSHPEIEVVDGADLIHTGRIVPIYPASESVGQRWLRTLIRQALDADGERPEFLPPALLGQYKLMGRGAALANIHFPADAATLEAARRRLVFEELYLLQCGLLYLKSLNKQEGTGIKHGPDDAVVKRVEAALPFALTKDQRTALAEIKADMEDARPMQRLVQGDVGSGKTVLAAIALAKTVAGGYQGAMMAPTEILAEQHCHTLAQLLAPHGVRIAALTGSLTKRTREEVLSRLRDGLVDVVIGTHALIQEDVVFKHLGLVVTDEQHRFGVRQRALLQAKGPTPDVLVMTATPIPRTMALTVYGDLDVSVIREMPPGRKPVKTYSVGGDMRARVYNFIVKEVAAGRQGYVVCPLVEESDKLEVQAATQLYEQLKGTYFRDISCALVHGRLKAAEKEAVMRAFYSGEVQVLVATTVIEVGVNVPNATVMAVEGADRFGLAQLHQLRGRIGRGEHQSYCILLSDNQSPETKDRLEIMAQVRDGFVLAEKDLELRGPGQFFGTRQHGIPDLKIADILKDTGVLLEARQAAQSTVAVPGQFAAVRPVLRERFGDHFGMIFQG; encoded by the coding sequence TTGACTATCGGTAGGACTACGGATATAAAGTTCATCAAGGGCGTGGGGCCGGCGAAGGCGGCGCTGCTGGCCAAGCTGGGCATTTTCACGCTCGGCGACCTGCTGGAGCATTACCCGCGGCGCTACGAGGACCGCAGCGAACTGAAGCCGATCCGGGCGTTAGCCGACGGCGAGCTGCAGACTTTCCAGGCGCTGGTGGGGGCGGTGAACGATTCGCGGCCGCGGCGCGGCCTGACGCTGACGAAGCTGACGGTGCGCGACGCGACCGGCGCCGCCCAACTGGTGTGGTTTAATCAGCCGTATATCAAGAAGTGGTACCGGCCGGGGATGGAGCTGATAATATCCGGCAAGGTGGAGCGGCGCTACGGCCAGGTGCAGGTTTCCCACCCGGAGATCGAGGTGGTCGACGGCGCCGATCTCATCCATACCGGCAGGATCGTGCCGATATACCCGGCGAGCGAGAGTGTCGGCCAGCGCTGGCTCAGGACGCTGATCCGCCAGGCGCTGGACGCGGACGGCGAGCGGCCGGAGTTTCTGCCGCCGGCGTTGCTCGGCCAGTATAAGCTGATGGGCCGGGGGGCGGCGCTGGCGAATATCCACTTTCCCGCCGACGCGGCCACGCTGGAGGCGGCCAGGCGGCGGCTGGTGTTCGAGGAGCTGTATCTGCTGCAGTGCGGGCTGCTGTATCTGAAGAGCCTTAACAAGCAGGAGGGGACGGGGATCAAGCACGGCCCGGACGACGCCGTGGTGAAGAGGGTGGAGGCGGCGCTGCCGTTCGCGCTGACGAAAGACCAGCGGACGGCGCTGGCGGAGATCAAGGCCGATATGGAGGACGCCCGGCCGATGCAGCGCCTTGTCCAGGGCGACGTGGGCTCCGGCAAGACTGTGCTGGCGGCGATCGCCCTCGCCAAGACGGTGGCCGGCGGCTACCAGGGGGCGATGATGGCGCCGACCGAGATCCTGGCCGAGCAGCACTGCCATACGCTCGCCCAGTTGCTGGCGCCGCACGGCGTGAGGATAGCGGCGCTGACCGGCAGCCTGACGAAGCGGACGCGCGAGGAGGTGCTGAGCCGCCTGCGGGACGGTCTGGTGGATGTCGTGATCGGCACTCACGCCCTTATCCAGGAGGATGTGGTTTTCAAACATCTCGGCCTGGTGGTGACGGACGAACAGCACCGCTTCGGGGTGCGGCAGCGGGCGCTGCTGCAGGCCAAGGGGCCGACGCCGGACGTGCTGGTAATGACGGCGACGCCCATCCCGCGGACGATGGCGCTGACGGTATACGGCGATCTCGATGTTTCGGTGATCCGCGAGATGCCGCCGGGCCGCAAGCCGGTGAAGACGTACTCGGTCGGCGGCGATATGCGCGCGCGGGTCTATAATTTCATTGTCAAGGAGGTCGCGGCCGGCCGCCAGGGGTATGTGGTCTGCCCGCTGGTGGAGGAGTCGGACAAGCTGGAGGTGCAGGCGGCGACCCAACTTTACGAGCAGCTCAAGGGTACGTATTTCCGCGATATTTCCTGCGCGCTGGTGCACGGCCGCCTGAAGGCGGCGGAGAAGGAGGCGGTGATGCGCGCCTTCTACAGCGGCGAGGTGCAGGTGCTGGTGGCGACGACGGTGATCGAGGTGGGGGTGAATGTGCCCAACGCCACGGTGATGGCGGTGGAGGGGGCGGACCGCTTCGGCCTGGCCCAGCTCCATCAGCTGCGGGGCCGGATCGGCCGCGGCGAGCACCAGTCGTACTGCATCCTGCTGTCGGATAACCAGAGCCCGGAAACGAAGGACCGGCTGGAGATAATGGCCCAGGTCCGGGACGGATTCGTGCTGGCGGAGAAGGACCTGGAGCTGAGGGGGCCGGGACAGTTTTTCGGCACCCGCCAGCATGGCATACCCGATCTGAAGATCGCCGATATCCTTAAGGATACGGGGGTGCTGCTGGAGGCCCGCCAGGCGGCGCAAAGCACGGTGGCCGTGCCGGGGCAGTTCGCGGCGGTCCGTCCGGTGCTGCGCGAACGGTTCGGCGATCATTTCGGAATGATTTT
- a CDS encoding DUF1858 domain-containing protein — protein MITKDTPINEVLRQCPAAREVFARHGMGCIGCMGAANETVAGGARMHEVDVEKLVAELNKALANQ, from the coding sequence TTGATCACGAAGGATACGCCGATTAACGAGGTATTGCGGCAGTGCCCCGCTGCGCGGGAAGTGTTCGCCCGCCACGGCATGGGCTGCATCGGCTGTATGGGCGCGGCCAACGAGACGGTGGCCGGCGGCGCCCGCATGCATGAGGTGGATGTGGAGAAGCTGGTGGCGGAGCTTAATAAGGCTTTGGCTAATCAGTAA
- the rpmB gene encoding 50S ribosomal protein L28 yields MANVCEICGKGETAGMNVSHSNLKTKRTWKPNIQRVKALVQGEIKRVNVCTRCLRSGKIQRAV; encoded by the coding sequence ATGGCCAACGTATGCGAAATCTGTGGCAAAGGCGAAACCGCCGGCATGAATGTCAGCCACTCGAACCTGAAGACCAAACGCACCTGGAAACCCAACATCCAACGCGTTAAAGCCCTCGTCCAAGGTGAGATAAAAAGAGTAAACGTCTGCACCCGTTGCCTGCGTTCCGGTAAAATCCAGCGGGCGGTTTAA
- the hslO gene encoding Hsp33 family molecular chaperone HslO, with protein sequence MTDHLVKATVPGVRAFAAVTTELAEEARRRHDCFPVAAAALGRTMTAALLLAANLKTDEYLTIRIAGDGPLGGVIADAHALGTVRGYVQNPHVELPVVGRKLPVGQAVGQGHIHVTRFTGMKQPFTGTAELVSGEIGDDVANYLLVSEQTPSTVALGVLINTDYSVGAAGGIIVQALPGAEDEVLAKVEANLTALPPVSELVRGGADAASMLLKVFAGLEATVFESARLAFSCQCSTERVEAMLVSLGREELADMAREGKAEVRCHFCGEKYDVAGERLNELLAAVDEK encoded by the coding sequence ATGACCGACCATCTGGTTAAAGCAACCGTTCCGGGGGTGCGCGCGTTCGCAGCCGTGACCACGGAGCTTGCGGAGGAGGCGCGGCGGCGCCACGACTGTTTCCCGGTGGCCGCAGCGGCCCTGGGGCGGACGATGACGGCGGCGCTGCTGCTGGCCGCCAACCTGAAGACGGACGAGTATTTGACGATCCGCATCGCCGGCGACGGCCCGCTCGGCGGGGTGATCGCCGACGCCCACGCCCTCGGGACGGTGCGGGGCTATGTTCAAAACCCCCATGTCGAGCTGCCGGTGGTCGGCCGCAAGCTGCCTGTGGGGCAGGCGGTGGGGCAGGGGCATATCCACGTGACGAGGTTCACTGGCATGAAGCAGCCTTTTACCGGCACGGCGGAGCTGGTGAGCGGCGAGATCGGCGACGATGTCGCCAATTACCTGCTGGTGTCGGAGCAGACGCCGTCGACGGTCGCCCTGGGGGTGCTGATCAACACCGATTATTCGGTGGGGGCCGCCGGGGGGATTATCGTCCAGGCGCTGCCGGGCGCGGAGGACGAGGTGCTGGCGAAGGTGGAGGCCAATCTGACCGCGCTGCCGCCGGTTTCCGAGCTGGTGCGCGGCGGAGCGGACGCGGCTTCGATGCTGCTGAAGGTTTTCGCCGGACTGGAGGCGACCGTGTTCGAATCGGCGAGGCTGGCGTTTAGCTGCCAGTGTTCGACCGAACGGGTGGAGGCGATGCTGGTAAGTCTGGGGCGGGAGGAGCTCGCCGATATGGCCAGGGAGGGCAAGGCGGAGGTGCGCTGCCATTTCTGCGGCGAGAAGTACGACGTCGCCGGCGAGCGCCTGAACGAGCTGCTGGCTGCGGTCGATGAAAAGTAA
- the yfcE gene encoding phosphodiesterase encodes MKIGVVSDTHGCVATWRAIYQRYFADCELIIHAGDVLYHGPRNPIPAEYSPKELAEELNACPLPVVAAAGNCDAEVDGMVLSMPVQAPYAYVFADGRRIVVHHGQSLDEAGRWAMAGRLGADVLVTGHTHVPELAKRDGRVLLNPGSPAMSKSPDGHGTVARIDGGIIEIIDIVTDEVIAREEL; translated from the coding sequence ATGAAAATAGGTGTCGTAAGCGATACGCATGGCTGTGTCGCTACCTGGCGCGCGATATACCAGAGGTATTTCGCCGACTGCGAGTTGATCATCCACGCGGGCGACGTGCTTTACCACGGGCCGCGCAACCCGATACCGGCCGAATACAGCCCCAAGGAGCTGGCGGAGGAGCTGAATGCCTGCCCGCTGCCGGTGGTGGCGGCCGCCGGCAACTGCGACGCCGAGGTGGACGGCATGGTGCTGTCCATGCCGGTGCAGGCGCCGTACGCTTATGTGTTCGCGGACGGCCGCCGCATCGTCGTCCACCACGGCCAGAGCCTCGACGAGGCGGGTCGCTGGGCGATGGCCGGGCGGCTGGGGGCGGATGTGCTGGTCACCGGCCACACCCATGTGCCGGAGCTGGCGAAGCGGGATGGCAGAGTCCTGCTCAATCCCGGCTCGCCGGCGATGTCGAAATCCCCGGACGGGCACGGCACGGTGGCCAGGATAGACGGGGGAATTATCGAGATAATAGATATCGTAACAGATGAAGTTATTGCCAGGGAGGAACTATGA